A window of the Bacillus andreraoultii genome harbors these coding sequences:
- a CDS encoding Tm-1-like ATP-binding domain-containing protein has translation MTKTIALIGTFDSKGKEFLFVKELIESLGFNTFTIHSGVFDPQFTPDVSNADVVQAVGEDIKNIVKQRDRAHATEVLSKGMEIILPRLYKEGKFHGVLSFGGTGGTSIATPGMRALPIGVPKVMVSTVASGNTQPYVGTSDIVMIPSIVDVAGLNTISTKIFTNAVFAICGMLQFEHKIELEHKPLIAATMFGLTTPCINYAKDYLEARGYEVLIFHATGIGGKTMEHLIENGFFEGVLDITTTEWADETVGGILAAGPHRLEAAGKYGVPQVVSVGAMDMVNFGPRNTVPSQFNDRNFYQHNPTVTLMRTTIEENRKIAENMAERLNKSSGGYTALMFPIKGFSGLDMEGQQFFGPEEDQALIRTIKEKIDVNKIEIAEVDLHVNDQKFAELAAEKLLQLIEKKKGDK, from the coding sequence TTGACTAAGACAATAGCATTAATAGGAACATTTGATTCCAAAGGAAAAGAATTTCTATTTGTAAAGGAGTTAATCGAATCTTTAGGTTTTAACACATTCACTATCCATTCAGGTGTTTTTGATCCACAGTTTACTCCAGATGTATCAAATGCGGATGTTGTACAAGCCGTTGGAGAAGATATTAAAAATATTGTTAAGCAAAGGGATCGGGCACATGCAACAGAAGTACTGTCAAAAGGAATGGAAATCATATTACCTAGATTATATAAAGAGGGTAAGTTTCATGGTGTATTATCATTTGGTGGAACTGGCGGTACTTCAATAGCTACACCAGGAATGAGGGCTCTACCTATTGGTGTTCCGAAAGTTATGGTCTCAACAGTGGCCTCTGGAAATACGCAACCTTATGTGGGAACGAGTGATATCGTTATGATTCCATCTATTGTTGACGTCGCAGGACTAAATACAATCTCTACGAAAATATTTACGAATGCTGTCTTTGCTATTTGTGGGATGCTGCAGTTTGAACATAAGATTGAATTGGAGCACAAGCCATTAATTGCAGCAACCATGTTTGGATTAACAACTCCTTGTATAAATTATGCTAAGGATTATTTAGAGGCCAGGGGATATGAAGTATTAATCTTTCATGCTACGGGTATTGGTGGAAAAACAATGGAACATTTAATCGAAAATGGGTTTTTTGAAGGTGTTCTTGATATTACTACAACGGAATGGGCTGATGAAACGGTAGGTGGAATTTTAGCAGCAGGTCCTCATCGGTTAGAAGCAGCAGGTAAATACGGGGTACCTCAAGTAGTTTCCGTTGGTGCAATGGATATGGTGAATTTCGGGCCAAGAAATACCGTACCTTCACAATTTAATGATCGGAACTTTTATCAACACAATCCAACCGTTACTTTGATGAGAACTACGATTGAGGAAAATCGGAAAATTGCTGAAAATATGGCTGAAAGACTAAATAAGTCAAGTGGTGGTTACACAGCATTAATGTTTCCAATAAAGGGGTTTTCGGGATTAGATATGGAAGGTCAACAATTTTTCGGACCAGAAGAAGATCAAGCGTTGATTCGTACAATAAAGGAAAAAATTGATGTAAACAAAATAGAAATAGCTGAAGTTGACCTACATGTTAACGACCAAAAATTTGCAGAATTAGCAGCTGAAAAATTGCTACAATTAATCGAAAAAAAGAAAGGTGATAAATAA
- a CDS encoding phosphoenolpyruvate hydrolase family protein produces the protein MISLSREGILKDFKKKIENGEVLLGVGAGTGITAKSSEAGGADMLIIYNSGRYRMAGRGSLAGLLAYGDANQIVQEMGNEVLPVVKNTPVLAGVNGTDPFRVMDVFLKQLKDQGFSGVQNFPTVGLIDGVFRQNLEETGMGYGLEVEMIRKAHELDLLTTPYVFDEEQATKMAKAGADVLVAHMGLTTKGTIGAKTALTLDDCVKRIQEIVDAGRAVNPDILVICHGGPIAEPEDAKYVIEKVNGIVGFFGASSIERFAAEKGIKEQTEAFKKINK, from the coding sequence ATGATTTCATTAAGTAGAGAGGGAATTTTAAAAGATTTTAAAAAGAAAATTGAAAATGGTGAAGTTTTATTGGGTGTTGGTGCTGGAACAGGGATAACTGCGAAAAGTAGTGAAGCGGGCGGCGCTGACATGCTAATCATTTATAATTCTGGTCGATATAGAATGGCTGGACGTGGTTCTTTAGCAGGTTTGTTAGCATATGGAGATGCGAATCAAATCGTTCAAGAAATGGGTAATGAAGTATTGCCTGTTGTGAAAAATACTCCAGTACTTGCGGGAGTGAATGGTACTGACCCATTTCGAGTTATGGATGTATTTTTAAAACAATTGAAAGACCAAGGGTTTAGTGGGGTACAAAATTTTCCTACTGTCGGTTTAATAGATGGAGTTTTCCGCCAAAATTTAGAAGAAACTGGCATGGGATATGGTTTAGAAGTGGAAATGATTCGGAAAGCACATGAACTAGACCTTCTGACAACTCCATATGTATTTGATGAAGAACAAGCAACAAAGATGGCAAAGGCGGGTGCAGATGTACTCGTTGCACATATGGGTCTGACAACAAAAGGTACGATTGGTGCAAAAACTGCATTAACTTTAGATGATTGTGTTAAACGCATTCAAGAAATTGTGGATGCAGGACGTGCGGTCAATCCAGATATATTGGTTATTTGTCATGGAGGCCCAATAGCTGAACCAGAAGATGCTAAATATGTAATCGAAAAAGTTAATGGGATTGTAGGATTCTTTGGTGCATCAAGTATTGAAAGATTTGCAGCTGAAAAAGGAATTAAAGAGCAAACCGAGGCGTTTAAAAAAATTAATAAATAG
- a CDS encoding ACT domain-containing protein, protein MEKKRAVVSVVGKDQVGIIANVTTILSNHKVNILDISQTILQEFFTMMMIVDMTGANLETLQQELDDLATKLNLKINIQLEDIFQAMHRI, encoded by the coding sequence ATGGAGAAAAAACGAGCAGTTGTCAGTGTTGTAGGAAAGGATCAAGTTGGGATTATCGCCAATGTAACGACGATTCTATCTAATCATAAAGTAAATATTTTAGATATTAGCCAAACGATTTTACAAGAATTTTTTACGATGATGATGATTGTTGATATGACAGGAGCTAATTTAGAAACCTTACAGCAAGAATTAGATGATCTTGCTACTAAGTTAAACTTAAAAATTAATATTCAATTGGAAGATATTTTCCAAGCAATGCATCGAATTTAA
- a CDS encoding PFL family protein — protein sequence MNITYTEMLETIRMVQTENLDIRTVTMGISLKNCADPDFQKMNEKIYKKIVNYARNLKEVAESVEKEYGIPIINKRISITPIAEILGDATVEQAVEIAKTLDRAAKELGIDFIGGFTALVHKGMTNADQTLIDAIPEALSVTERVCSSVSIGTTKSGINMDAVRKMGTIIKDAAERTKDQNGLACAKLVVFCNPVEDNPFMAGAFHGAGEGEVVLNVGVSGPGVVLNALKRHSEADLGEVADVIKKTAFKITRAGEFIGRVVAERLNVPFGIMDLSLAPTNAMNDSVAEILEEIGLERVGTHGTIAALALMNDAVKKGGTMASSYVGGLSGAFIPVSEDNGMIRGVVDQALTLSKLEAMTCVCSVGLDMIAVSGDVSEATISAMIADEAAIGMINKKTTAVRVIPVPGKTEGEIVEFGGLLGRAPVMAVNSYSSEKFINRGGRIPAPIQALTN from the coding sequence ATGAATATTACTTATACTGAAATGCTGGAAACCATTCGTATGGTTCAAACTGAAAATCTTGATATTCGGACAGTAACGATGGGAATTAGTTTGAAAAATTGTGCGGATCCCGACTTTCAAAAGATGAATGAGAAGATATATAAAAAAATTGTTAACTACGCTCGAAATTTAAAAGAAGTTGCTGAGAGTGTTGAGAAGGAATATGGTATTCCAATTATTAACAAACGGATTTCCATTACACCAATTGCCGAAATATTAGGTGATGCGACTGTCGAACAAGCTGTAGAAATCGCAAAAACATTGGACCGGGCGGCAAAGGAACTCGGAATTGACTTTATTGGTGGTTTTACAGCTCTTGTACATAAAGGAATGACAAATGCGGATCAAACATTAATTGATGCAATTCCAGAAGCGTTAAGTGTGACTGAACGAGTTTGTTCCTCTGTTTCGATAGGGACAACGAAATCTGGTATTAATATGGATGCTGTTCGAAAAATGGGTACAATTATAAAGGACGCTGCTGAACGGACAAAAGACCAGAATGGACTTGCTTGTGCCAAACTAGTTGTTTTTTGTAATCCGGTTGAGGACAATCCTTTTATGGCAGGTGCTTTCCATGGTGCCGGAGAAGGTGAAGTTGTTCTAAATGTTGGTGTCAGTGGGCCAGGGGTTGTTTTAAATGCACTGAAGCGCCATTCGGAAGCAGATTTAGGGGAAGTGGCTGATGTCATTAAGAAGACGGCTTTTAAAATCACTCGAGCTGGTGAATTTATTGGTCGTGTTGTCGCAGAACGGCTCAATGTACCTTTTGGAATTATGGATCTTTCTCTTGCACCGACAAATGCGATGAACGATAGTGTTGCGGAAATTTTAGAGGAAATCGGTTTAGAAAGAGTCGGAACTCATGGAACGATTGCAGCATTGGCATTAATGAATGATGCGGTGAAAAAAGGGGGAACGATGGCAAGTTCATATGTTGGTGGATTAAGTGGGGCTTTCATTCCAGTAAGTGAGGATAACGGAATGATTCGTGGGGTTGTCGATCAAGCTCTAACTCTATCAAAATTAGAAGCGATGACATGTGTTTGTTCTGTCGGTCTTGATATGATTGCTGTCTCTGGTGATGTCTCCGAAGCGACCATTTCGGCCATGATTGCCGATGAAGCCGCGATTGGAATGATAAATAAGAAAACAACCGCTGTCCGGGTAATTCCAGTGCCTGGGAAAACAGAAGGGGAGATTGTTGAATTTGGTGGATTACTCGGTCGTGCACCAGTCATGGCGGTTAATAGCTATAGCTCAGAAAAATTTATTAATCGTGGTGGAAGAATTCCTGCACCAATTCAAGCTTTAACAAATTAA
- the ilvA gene encoding threonine ammonia-lyase, giving the protein MNALSPFVHRTPIFTSETTNRIVGKKVYFKMENQQKTGAFKIRGATYKIMQLRREQLKKGVITASAGNHAQGVAYAAKKAGTKATIFMPENTPHSKIDATRNYGAKVVLTGESFQEAYEASLKMQEEYGATYIHPFDDYDVMAGQGTIALELLRQEDRIDTILVPIGGGGLISGIAVAVKTINPHIKVIGVQASGAAPVRDSFKTKTPTNWNHVSTIAEGIAVKKPGKHTLPIIMNFVDDVLTVTDEQIAASILYMLERGKTLIEGAGAVTTAALFAYHHQLKSKHCGLIVSGGNIDIEEMPHIQQLAAMTGGNGDKIAINL; this is encoded by the coding sequence ATGAACGCTTTATCACCGTTTGTTCACCGTACACCAATATTTACATCTGAAACAACAAACCGAATTGTCGGAAAAAAGGTTTACTTTAAAATGGAAAATCAACAAAAAACGGGTGCTTTTAAAATCCGAGGTGCAACTTATAAAATAATGCAATTACGGCGAGAGCAATTAAAAAAAGGGGTTATTACTGCCTCTGCTGGTAACCATGCTCAAGGTGTCGCATACGCAGCGAAAAAAGCTGGGACAAAAGCTACAATTTTCATGCCAGAAAATACACCACATTCAAAAATTGATGCAACAAGGAACTACGGTGCGAAAGTAGTGTTAACCGGTGAGAGTTTTCAAGAAGCATATGAAGCCTCATTGAAAATGCAAGAGGAATACGGTGCTACCTATATCCACCCATTTGATGATTACGATGTTATGGCCGGTCAAGGCACAATCGCACTTGAATTACTCAGACAAGAGGACCGAATTGATACAATCCTCGTTCCTATTGGTGGCGGTGGGTTAATCAGTGGTATTGCAGTAGCAGTAAAAACAATCAATCCTCACATAAAGGTGATTGGGGTTCAAGCAAGTGGAGCCGCACCTGTCCGAGATAGCTTCAAAACAAAGACTCCTACAAACTGGAACCATGTTTCCACGATTGCAGAAGGAATTGCGGTGAAAAAACCCGGGAAACATACACTACCAATTATTATGAACTTTGTTGACGACGTCTTAACTGTCACAGACGAACAAATTGCTGCAAGCATTCTTTATATGTTAGAAAGAGGGAAAACTTTAATTGAAGGCGCCGGAGCAGTAACGACAGCAGCATTGTTTGCTTATCACCATCAATTGAAATCAAAGCATTGTGGTCTTATTGTTAGCGGAGGAAATATTGATATTGAAGAAATGCCGCATATTCAACAACTAGCTGCAATGACTGGTGGAAACGGTGATAAAATCGCCATTAATTTATAA
- the ilvC gene encoding ketol-acid reductoisomerase → MVKVLHNEDIVRNVLQGKKVAVVGYGSQGHAHAQNLRDSGYEVVIGLREGKSYVRAKEDGFTVLPVAEAVSVADVVMLLMPDETQAKVYEESIKPNLKSGAALAFAHGFNIHFGQIVPPQDVDVFMVAPKGPGHLVRRTYEEGAGVPALYAVYQDATGEAKDLALSYAKGIGSARAGILETTFKEETETDLFGEQAVLCGGLTSLIKAGFEVLVEAGYQPEAAYFECLHEMKLIVDLLYEGGLSNMRYSISDTAQWGDFVSGPRVITDDTKERMREILSDIQTGQFAKGWILENQVNRPQFNAINAAEQNHPIEKVGQELRALMPFIKQSVKDQETKNKELVK, encoded by the coding sequence ATGGTAAAAGTTTTACACAATGAAGATATTGTAAGAAATGTACTACAAGGTAAAAAAGTTGCAGTTGTTGGATATGGATCACAAGGTCATGCTCATGCACAAAACTTGCGTGACAGTGGATATGAAGTTGTGATTGGTTTACGTGAAGGAAAATCATATGTACGAGCAAAAGAAGATGGCTTTACTGTATTACCTGTAGCTGAAGCGGTAAGTGTTGCAGACGTTGTTATGCTGCTTATGCCAGATGAAACTCAAGCAAAAGTATATGAAGAAAGTATTAAACCGAACTTAAAGTCTGGTGCTGCTCTTGCCTTTGCCCATGGATTTAACATTCATTTTGGTCAAATTGTACCACCACAAGACGTTGATGTATTCATGGTTGCACCTAAAGGACCAGGTCACCTTGTGCGCCGTACGTATGAAGAAGGTGCGGGTGTCCCTGCCCTATATGCTGTATATCAAGATGCAACAGGGGAAGCTAAAGATCTTGCATTAAGCTATGCAAAAGGAATTGGCTCTGCTCGTGCAGGAATTTTAGAAACAACATTTAAAGAAGAAACAGAAACCGACTTGTTTGGTGAGCAAGCTGTATTATGTGGAGGACTAACAAGCTTAATTAAAGCTGGTTTCGAAGTATTAGTAGAAGCCGGATACCAACCAGAAGCAGCCTATTTTGAATGTTTGCACGAGATGAAACTAATTGTTGACCTGCTTTATGAAGGTGGATTATCAAATATGCGCTACTCAATTTCCGACACAGCACAGTGGGGTGATTTTGTATCAGGTCCACGCGTTATTACGGATGATACGAAAGAAAGAATGCGTGAAATCCTTTCCGACATTCAAACTGGGCAATTTGCAAAAGGATGGATTCTAGAAAATCAAGTAAACCGTCCACAATTTAATGCGATTAATGCAGCAGAGCAAAACCATCCAATTGAAAAAGTAGGGCAAGAACTACGTGCATTAATGCCATTCATTAAGCAATCTGTTAAAGATCAAGAAACAAAAAATAAAGAACTAGTGAAGTAA
- the ilvN gene encoding acetolactate synthase small subunit has translation MRRIITATVQNRSGVLNRITGMLTKRQFNIESITVGGTEKEGISKMTFVIDVADPQKFEQLTKQLNKQIDVIKVTDITEKAHVVRELALIKVAGTRGQHAEIQSVIAPFRASIIDVSKDSLIIQVTGKPDKIDALVELLKSYGIKELTRTGITAFLRGHQPQVTDMNSLSI, from the coding sequence ATGAGGCGGATCATTACTGCAACAGTACAAAACCGTAGTGGTGTACTCAATCGAATTACAGGTATGTTAACAAAAAGGCAGTTTAATATTGAGAGCATCACGGTTGGCGGTACAGAAAAAGAAGGGATTTCAAAGATGACCTTTGTTATTGATGTTGCTGATCCTCAAAAGTTTGAACAATTAACAAAACAATTAAATAAACAAATTGACGTAATTAAAGTAACTGATATTACAGAAAAGGCTCATGTTGTACGTGAGTTAGCACTAATTAAAGTCGCGGGTACACGCGGGCAACATGCAGAAATTCAAAGTGTCATCGCCCCATTTCGGGCATCAATTATCGATGTCAGTAAAGATAGCTTAATCATTCAAGTGACAGGGAAACCTGATAAAATTGATGCTTTAGTCGAATTATTAAAATCTTATGGAATTAAAGAACTAACACGAACTGGTATTACCGCATTTTTACGTGGACATCAACCACAAGTAACTGATATGAATTCACTTTCCATATAG
- the ilvB gene encoding biosynthetic-type acetolactate synthase large subunit, giving the protein MNDEERQVEQKNGADLLVDTLVNENVDTIFGYPGGAVLPIYDAFHRKKAPFKHILTRHEQGAIHAAEGYARVTGKPGVVFATSGPGATNLVTGITDAMIDSIPLVIFTGQVAKNVIGTDAFQEADVIGITTPITKYNYQVNDLTDLPSIVREAFHIATTGRPGPVVIDIPKNIATDQVRRNSQYNTNIHLPGYQPTTVPNPLQVTKLIEALKNSKRPLVLAGAGVLFADAAKELKDFVERFQLPVTNTLLGLGSFPGDHELFLGMAGMHGTYAANMAISECDLLINFGARFDDRLTGNLNHFAPYAKVAHVDIDPAEISKNVETAIPMVGDAKEALNSLLNYDLKLTRNEQWMERLAKYKAEKPLWYEKPKEFISPQWFIEQIYKLTKGNAIVTTDVGQHQMWAAQYFQFKKPHRWVTSGGLGTMGFGLPAAIGAQIAKPSELVISIVGDAGFQMTNQELAVIRERNLPVKTIILNNSALGMVRQWQEIFYEERYSESILSFNPDFIKLAESYDIRGVIIDREEDAIQKLEEAFRYEGPVLIDCRIPQSECVYPMVAPGQGLHQMVGVTK; this is encoded by the coding sequence ATGAATGACGAGGAAAGGCAAGTTGAACAAAAGAACGGTGCTGACCTTTTAGTCGATACACTCGTTAATGAAAATGTTGATACGATTTTCGGATATCCCGGTGGTGCAGTATTGCCGATTTATGATGCGTTCCATCGCAAAAAAGCACCTTTTAAACATATTCTTACAAGACATGAACAAGGGGCGATTCATGCTGCAGAAGGTTATGCAAGGGTAACAGGGAAACCGGGAGTTGTTTTTGCGACATCAGGCCCTGGGGCCACGAATTTAGTGACAGGTATTACAGATGCTATGATTGACTCAATTCCTTTAGTCATTTTTACTGGTCAAGTTGCTAAAAATGTGATTGGGACGGATGCATTTCAAGAGGCGGATGTCATTGGTATAACGACACCAATTACGAAATATAATTATCAGGTCAATGATTTAACAGACTTACCTTCCATTGTTCGGGAAGCCTTCCACATTGCAACAACGGGGAGACCTGGACCTGTTGTCATTGATATACCTAAAAATATTGCAACGGACCAAGTAAGGAGGAATTCTCAATATAATACAAATATTCATTTACCAGGCTATCAACCGACAACTGTTCCAAACCCACTACAAGTAACAAAACTTATTGAAGCGTTAAAAAATTCCAAGAGGCCGCTCGTCTTAGCGGGGGCTGGTGTATTGTTTGCCGATGCCGCTAAAGAGCTAAAAGATTTTGTTGAAAGATTCCAATTACCGGTTACAAACACGTTGCTCGGATTAGGTAGTTTTCCTGGTGACCATGAATTATTTTTAGGAATGGCAGGGATGCACGGAACATATGCAGCAAATATGGCAATTTCTGAATGTGATTTATTAATCAATTTTGGTGCACGATTTGATGACCGCCTAACCGGAAACTTAAACCACTTTGCTCCTTATGCAAAAGTCGCTCATGTTGATATTGATCCGGCAGAAATAAGTAAAAACGTAGAAACTGCTATCCCGATGGTTGGGGATGCAAAAGAAGCTTTAAATTCACTATTAAACTATGATTTGAAACTAACACGAAACGAGCAATGGATGGAAAGACTAGCAAAATATAAAGCAGAAAAACCACTATGGTATGAGAAACCGAAAGAATTTATTTCACCACAATGGTTTATCGAACAAATTTATAAACTAACAAAAGGAAATGCAATTGTTACCACAGATGTGGGCCAACATCAGATGTGGGCAGCCCAATACTTCCAATTTAAGAAACCACATCGTTGGGTCACATCGGGTGGTCTTGGTACGATGGGATTTGGTTTACCTGCAGCAATTGGTGCGCAAATTGCTAAGCCTAGTGAATTAGTCATTTCCATTGTTGGAGATGCTGGATTTCAAATGACAAACCAAGAACTTGCTGTCATAAGGGAAAGAAATCTCCCAGTAAAAACAATTATTTTAAATAATTCCGCTTTAGGGATGGTGAGACAGTGGCAAGAAATCTTTTATGAAGAACGTTACTCAGAATCGATTCTCTCTTTCAATCCCGATTTTATTAAATTAGCTGAGAGTTACGATATTCGTGGAGTTATTATCGATCGAGAAGAGGATGCTATTCAGAAGCTTGAAGAAGCGTTTCGTTATGAGGGACCAGTATTAATCGATTGTCGTATTCCACAAAGTGAATGTGTTTATCCAATGGTTGCGCCTGGTCAAGGTCTGCATCAAATGGTGGGGGTGACGAAATGA
- a CDS encoding bile acid:sodium symporter family protein produces the protein MRQLTKISNFAGNTFAVWIIIFAILSYFIPEGFTWIAPHISLLLGIIMFGMGLTLTVDDFKAVFQSPKSVIIAAISQYTIMPLVAFGLAVLFKLPPELAAGVILVGCAPGGTASNVMTYLAKGNAALSVSATAVSTLLAPILTPFLTWLLARQWMEVSFWSMFISVVQVVLIPIVLGVLVQYFFKKQVEKSTAILPLVSVVGIVGVASAVVAVNRDNLLSNGLLIFLVVVLHNCLGLLLGFFVAKLLKLDYPSQKTISIEVGMQNSGLASTLAIGYFSPLAAIPSVIFSVWHNISGPLLATYWSRKGNEIQPPVSGVNIGK, from the coding sequence TTGCGACAATTAACGAAAATTAGTAATTTTGCAGGAAATACATTTGCTGTTTGGATTATTATTTTTGCTATCTTAAGTTATTTTATCCCTGAAGGTTTTACATGGATTGCACCACATATTTCATTATTGCTCGGAATCATTATGTTTGGAATGGGATTAACGTTAACGGTAGATGATTTTAAAGCAGTCTTTCAATCTCCTAAAAGTGTAATTATTGCAGCAATCAGTCAATATACAATTATGCCATTAGTTGCTTTTGGATTAGCCGTACTATTCAAACTACCACCTGAATTGGCAGCAGGGGTCATTTTAGTCGGATGTGCACCTGGGGGAACGGCATCGAATGTGATGACTTACTTAGCAAAAGGGAATGCAGCTTTATCTGTTAGTGCTACAGCAGTTTCAACACTACTAGCACCTATTTTAACACCTTTTTTAACATGGCTTTTAGCTAGACAATGGATGGAAGTTTCTTTCTGGAGTATGTTCATTTCAGTGGTTCAAGTTGTTTTAATACCAATTGTTTTAGGGGTATTAGTACAATACTTTTTCAAAAAACAAGTAGAAAAAAGTACGGCAATCTTACCACTTGTATCGGTTGTCGGAATTGTCGGTGTAGCATCAGCTGTTGTAGCTGTAAATAGAGATAATTTGCTTTCAAACGGGTTACTCATATTTCTTGTCGTTGTGTTACATAACTGTCTTGGATTATTGCTTGGATTTTTTGTCGCAAAATTGTTGAAATTAGATTATCCAAGTCAAAAGACGATTTCAATCGAGGTTGGTATGCAAAATTCGGGTCTTGCTTCAACCCTTGCCATCGGTTATTTTTCACCGTTAGCAGCGATTCCAAGTGTCATATTTAGTGTATGGCATAATATTTCTGGGCCACTTCTTGCTACTTATTGGAGCAGAAAAGGAAATGAGATTCAGCCACCTGTATCAGGGGTGAATATTGGAAAATAA
- a CDS encoding 2-isopropylmalate synthase, giving the protein MMTQIKIFDTTLRDGEQSPGVNLNQLEKLEIARQLERLRVDRIEAGFPASSKGDFEAVKAIAETIKDSSIIGLSRAVQSDIDTAWDALRNAEEPCLHLFLATSPIHMKYKLKMTPDEVIETSVNMVKYAKRKFSIVEWSAEDASRSDWDFLAKIIREVIDAGANVINLPDTVGYTTPEEYGKMFRYIREHVPNIDRVALSCHCHDDLGMAVANSLAAIENGVTQVEGTINGIGERAGNAALEEVAIALKIRSDFYPYETNLKLDELKRTSDLVAKLTGMSVQANKAVIGRNAYAHESGIHQDGVLKNAETYEIITPELVGVHSNALILGKHSGRHAFKEKVIELGFTLSEEKLNQAFQQFKQMTDHKKEVTDDDLFTILMEIQTNTSAIKKYQLEMFQVQYGSANIPTATVSLKTPDDHVVQTACTGNGSVEALYKTIAALIIEETNLLDYQISSIGGGKDALAESYVKVKVNGEMINGRGTAADVLEASAHAYINAVNKYLIQQNTVRKEVITSK; this is encoded by the coding sequence ATGATGACACAAATTAAAATTTTTGATACGACGCTTAGGGATGGAGAACAATCACCAGGAGTAAATTTAAATCAATTGGAGAAGTTAGAGATTGCTAGACAATTAGAACGTCTTCGGGTTGACCGAATTGAGGCGGGATTCCCAGCATCATCAAAAGGTGACTTTGAAGCGGTCAAGGCAATTGCTGAAACGATAAAAGATTCTTCCATTATCGGACTATCACGGGCAGTTCAGTCGGATATTGATACGGCATGGGACGCATTAAGAAATGCTGAGGAGCCATGTTTGCACCTTTTTTTAGCAACGTCTCCGATCCATATGAAATACAAATTAAAAATGACACCAGATGAAGTCATTGAAACCTCGGTAAATATGGTGAAATACGCAAAGAGAAAGTTTTCTATTGTTGAATGGTCGGCAGAAGATGCCTCTCGATCCGATTGGGATTTTCTTGCCAAAATTATTCGAGAAGTCATCGATGCTGGTGCGAACGTCATTAACTTACCGGATACAGTTGGATATACAACACCAGAAGAATATGGAAAAATGTTTCGTTATATAAGGGAGCATGTTCCAAACATTGATCGTGTAGCCCTTTCTTGCCATTGTCACGATGATTTAGGAATGGCAGTAGCGAACTCATTAGCAGCGATTGAAAATGGAGTAACACAAGTCGAAGGTACAATTAACGGAATTGGTGAACGGGCGGGAAATGCGGCATTAGAGGAAGTTGCTATCGCTTTAAAAATCCGCTCAGATTTTTATCCATATGAAACGAATTTAAAATTAGATGAACTAAAACGGACGAGTGACCTTGTTGCAAAACTAACAGGGATGAGCGTGCAAGCGAATAAAGCAGTTATTGGTCGAAATGCTTATGCACACGAATCAGGTATCCATCAAGATGGTGTATTAAAAAATGCAGAAACCTATGAAATTATCACACCTGAATTAGTTGGCGTTCACTCAAATGCATTAATTTTAGGAAAACATTCAGGAAGGCATGCGTTTAAAGAAAAAGTAATTGAACTTGGCTTTACATTGTCAGAGGAAAAATTAAATCAAGCGTTCCAACAGTTTAAACAAATGACTGACCATAAAAAAGAAGTAACCGATGATGATTTATTTACAATTTTAATGGAAATTCAAACAAATACGAGTGCAATAAAAAAATATCAATTGGAAATGTTCCAAGTACAATACGGATCGGCGAATATTCCAACCGCAACGGTTTCGTTAAAGACACCAGACGACCACGTTGTTCAAACTGCATGTACAGGAAATGGGAGTGTCGAGGCATTATATAAAACAATCGCTGCACTAATTATTGAGGAAACCAATTTACTAGATTACCAAATTAGTTCCATTGGTGGTGGGAAAGATGCCCTTGCTGAAAGTTATGTCAAAGTGAAAGTGAACGGTGAAATGATAAATGGACGTGGGACAGCAGCAGACGTTCTTGAAGCATCTGCACATGCTTATATTAATGCCGTAAATAAATATCTAATTCAACAGAATACAGTGAGAAAAGAAGTAATAACGAGTAAATAG